A stretch of the Gossypium hirsutum isolate 1008001.06 chromosome D07, Gossypium_hirsutum_v2.1, whole genome shotgun sequence genome encodes the following:
- the LOC107953854 gene encoding receptor-like protein kinase HSL1, whose translation MSKTRFTFLFFIFFFITVIYSQSVNHNERTLLLNVKQQLDNPPSISSWNSSSSPCDWPEINCTAGSVTGLHLRDKNIMTTIPPSICDLKNLTVLDLSLNFIPGEFPSTLYNCSKLQYLNISQNYFVGEIPDDIHRLSTLVSLDINGNNFSGNIPPSIGRLPLLQTLYLHQNLFNGTFPKEIGDLSNLQTLGLAYNGFSAMEIPWEFGFLKKLVYLWMTEVNLIGEIPESLNNLSSLVHLDLSRNNLEGPIPSNLFTFENLTYVYLFKNHLSGEIPKAIDALNLVQVDLSQNNLTGEIPQGFGELQYLDFFNLFSNQLTGELPESFGRLPALRDFKVFDNNLTGVLPPDFGLHSKLEAFEVSENQFSGRLPENLCAGGVLQGVVAHTNNLEGEIPKSLGNCSSLLTFQLQHNKFSGEIPSGLWKTFNLSSLMLSNNSLTGELPSDVAWNMSRVEISNNNFSGEIPAGISSWSNLVVFKASNNLFSGQIPKEITNLTRLITLLLDGNDFSGELPSEIISWESLNTLDVSNNNLSGQIPAAIGSLPDLINLDLSENHFTGEIPYGIGNLKLTSLNLSSNQLSGKIPYQLENPAYENSFLNNVDLCSDDPKLNLPSCTSMVNEPKRFSSKHVAMIVPLAILVSLVIVVLVLFIVRDYYKRKKIGQYLETWKLTSFQRLNFSEMNILSNLVDDNLIGVGGSGLVYRVEIDRSGEFVAVKKIGNCEKLDRKLEQEFLSEVEILGNIRHCNIVKLLCCISSEDSKLLVYEYMENQSLDKWLHGNKRSFPRGVLDWPTRLKIAIGAAQGLCYMHHECPTPIIHRDVKSSNILLDKEFKAKIADFGLAKMLIRHASHTMSTVAGSFGYLAPEYAYTTKVNTKVDVYSFGVVLLELVTGREANSANDSMSLVQKAWQNFSEGDKSIIEILDPEVKESCCLGAMIMVYKVGIVCTRASPSTRPSMKEVLHVLQRWCPEDGWSTKRVGSEFDVAPLLGGAGAAAGATYFSSYKNSEEGSEDRV comes from the exons ATGTCTAAAACCCGGTTCACAtttctcttcttcatcttcttcttcatcacagTGATTTATTCACAGTCCGTAAACCACAATGAACGAACCCTTCTTCTCAACGTTAAGCAGCAACTGGACAATCCACCGTCCATATCTTCATGGAACTCATCATCTTCGCCGTGTGATTGGCCGGAGATAAACTGCACCGCCGGTTCCGTCACCGGACTCCACCTCCGTGACAAAAACATTATGACAACGATTCCGCCGTCAATATGTGACCTCAAAAACCTCACTGTCCTAGACCTTTCCTTGAATTTCATCCCTGGGGAATTCCCTAGTACGCTTTACAATTGTTCAAAGCTTCAATACCTAAACATTTCTCAAAACTATTTTGTCGGTGAAATCCCTGACGATATTCACCGATTATCAACTCTTGTTTCCCTTGATATTAATGGTAATAATTTTTCTGGGAATATTCCACCCAGTATTGGGAGATTACCACTGTTGCAAACGTTATATTTACACCAAAACCTTTTCAATGGAACATTTCCTAAAGAAATTGGTGATTTGTCCAATCTTCAAACTCTGGGTCTGGCTTATAATGGCTTTTCCGCCATGGAAATACCTTGGGAATTtggtttcttgaagaaattggtgtATTTATGGATGACGGAAGTCAATTTGATCGGTGAAATCCCGGAAAGTTTAAACAATCTTTCGAGCTTAGTGCATTTGGATTTGTCGAGAAACAATTTGGAAGGTCCAATTCCAAGTAATTTGTTTACTTTCGAGAATCTAACTTATGTGTATCTCTTCAAAAATCATCTTTCAGGTGAAATACCCAAAGCCATTGATGCTTTGAATTTGGTTCAAGTTGATCTTTCCCAGAATAATTTGACCGGCGAAATTCCACAAGGGTTCGGCGAGTTGCagtatttggatttttttaactTGTTTTCGAACCAGTTGACCGGAGAATTGCCGGAAAGTTTCGGTCGACTGCCTGCTTTGAGGGATTTTAAGGTTTTTGACAACAACTTGACTGGAGTTTTGCCGCCGGACTTCGGGCTTCATTCAAAGCTGGAAGCATTCGAGGTGTCGGAGAATCAATTCAGCGGCAGATTGCCGGAGAATTTATGCGCCGGTGGTGTTTTACAAGGAGTGGTGGCTCATACAAACAATCTCGAAGGTGAAATACCGAAATCGCTCGGGAATTGTTCGAGTTTACTCACTTTTCAACTTCAACACAACAAGTTTTCCGGCGAGATTCCGTCAGGTTTATGGAAAACTTTCAATTTATCGTCTTTGATGTTAAGCAACAATTCGCTTACCGGCGAGTTACCGAGCGATGTTGCATGGAACATGTCGAGGGTCGAAATCAGCAACAACAATTTCTCCGGCGAAATCCCAGCCGGAATTTCATCATGGTCGAATTTGGTCGTCTTTAAAGCCAGCAACAATTTGTTTTCCGGTCAAATCCCCAAGGAGATAACCAATCTTACTCGACTCATCACATTACTTCTCGACGGCAATGATTTTTCCGGCGAACTACCGTCGGAAATCATCTCGTGGGAATCGTTGAATACATTGGATGTATCCAACAACAATCTATCGGGTCAAATCCCTGCTGCAATCGGATCCTTACCCGATTTAATCAACTTGGATTTATCCGAAAACCATTTTACTGGTGAAATCCCATATGGGATCGGCAACTTGAAGCTCACTTCTCTGAATTTATCATCAAATCAACTTTCCGGGAAAATCCCATATCAGTTGGAAAATCCTGCATATGAAAACAGCTTTTTGAACAATGTTGATCTATGTTCAGATGATCCAAAACTAAATCTTCCAAGCTGTACTTCCATGGTGAATGAGCCCAAGAGATTTTCATCTAAACATGTCGCCATGATTGTACCACTTGCAATCCTTGTTTCCTTGGTTATTGTTGTACTGGTGCTTTTCATTGTTAGAGACTACTATAAGAGGAAGAAGATTGGGCAATATTTAGAGACATGGAAGCTGACCTCATTTCAGAGATTGAACTTCAGTGAAATGAACATATTGTCCAATTTAGTAGATGATAATCTCATCGGTGTTGGTGGCTCGGGGTTGGTTTATCGGGTTGAAATCGATCGTTCCGGGGAATTCGTTGCGGTGAAGAAAATCGGGAATTGTGAGAAACTTGATCGCAAGCTTGAACAAGAGTTTCTATCAGAAGTTGAAATATTGGGAAACATTCGTCATTGCAACATAGTGAAGCTATTGTGTTGTATTTCGAGTGAGGATTCGAAGCTTTTAGTGTACGAGTATATGGAGAATCAGAGCCTTGATAAATGGCTTCATGGGAATAAAAGGTCATTTCCTCGTGGTGTTTTGGATTGGCCGACGAGGTTGAAAATTGCTATTGGAGCCGCACAGGGATTGTGTTACATGCACCATGAATGTCCTACACCGATCATCCACCGTGATGTGAAGTCGAGCAATATTCTGTTGGACAAGGAGTTCAAGGCCAAAATTGCAGACTTTGGACTTGCAAAAATGCTAATAAGGCATGCATCGCACACAATGTCAACAGTTGCAGGGTCTTTTGGTTACCTTGCCCCAG AGTACGCGTACACGACGAAAGTCAATACGAAGGTCGATGTCTATAGCTTTGGAGTGGTGCTACTCGAATTGGTGACCGGAAGAGAAGCGAATAGCGCGAATGATAGTATGAGCCTAGTGCAAAAGGCATGGCAAAACTTCTCGGAGGGTGATAAATCCATAATTGAAATACTTGATCCAGAGGTAAAAGAATCATGTTGCTTGGGGGCAATGATAATGGTATACAAGGTAGGGATCGTTTGTACACGCGCATCGCCTTCAACCAGGCCGTCGATGAAGGAAGTTCTGCATGTACTCCAACGCTGGTGTCCTGAGGATGGCTGGAGTACCAAAAGAGTGGGAAGTGAGTTCGACGTTGCTCCACTTCTTGGCGGTGCCGGTGCCGCTGCCGGTGCCACATATTTTTCCAGCTACAAGAATAGTGAAGAGGGATCCGAGGATAGAGTTTAG